One Brassica oleracea var. oleracea cultivar TO1000 chromosome C7, BOL, whole genome shotgun sequence genomic window carries:
- the LOC106304541 gene encoding uncharacterized protein At3g28850-like: protein MGCTSSKHRKRCHHCRQGYCPVNMRQIQSVHHPSQHSDDSCHMVALSSTSLGSLKLCDSSDFSGNLVPAADESREKRRVSVNGFVHRERSEKEKLSSEMQAKLMEAKVWSSMMNEKIPKIVPKTPILTPPGEPETINTWEMMDGLEDSVSPNHVRSFSFDTASGHGGCELPKMNGDVKPLWLQLEEEGLDDFDDFDPEIISSFRRSLQELPSEHPFNISIHDLKLRPQFKLSDEEEEEEEATGKDKVILYFTSLRGIRKTYEDSCGVRSILKSIGVRVDERDVSMHSGFKEELKELLGGKFKNGVGVTLPRVFLGKKLLGGAEEIRKLNEEGKLEKLLQGCERVEENKNCNGQECEACGDVRFVPCETCSGSCKVYYELEDDDDESVKEEREYGFQKCLDCNENGLIRCPICCD from the coding sequence ATGGGTTGTACGAGCTCGAAGCACCGTAAGCGATGCCACCACTGCCGGCAAGGATATTGTCCGGTGAACATGCGTCAAATCCAATCAGTGCACCACCCATCTCAACACTCCGACGACAGCTGCCACATGGTTGCTCTCAGCTCCACCAGCCTCGGCTCTCTCAAGCTCTGCGACTCCTCTGACTTCAGCGGGAACCTTGTCCCCGCCGCCGACGAATCTCGAGAGAAACGACGAGTCTCCGTAAATGGGTTTGTTCACAGAGAGAGGTCGGAGAAGGAGAAGTTGAGTTCGGAGATGCAGGCTAAGCTTATGGAAGCTAAAGTATGGTCAAGCATGATGAACGAGAAGATCCCAAAGATCGTCCCCAAGACTCCCATCTTGACGCCTCCTGGAGAGCCGGAGACGATCAACACGTGGGAGATGATGGATGGTCTTGAAGATTCTGTGAGCCCTAACCACGTTAGGAGCTTCTCGTTTGATACTGCTAGTGGCCATGGTGGTTGTGAACTTCCCAAGATGAATGGTGATGTAAAGCCATTGTGGCTTCAGTTGGAGGAAGAAGGGCTTGACGACTTTGACGATTTCGATCCTGAGATCATTTCTTCATTCAGGAGGTCTCTCCAGGAACTTCCTTCTGAACATCCTTTTAACATTTCGATTCATGACTTGAAACTGAGACCACAGTTTAAGTTATCTGATGAAGAAGAAGAAGAAGAGGAAGCTACTGGTAAAGACAAGGTGATACTCTACTTCACAAGCCTTAGAGGTATAAGGAAGACATATGAAGATAGCTGTGGTGTCAGAAGTATACTAAAAAGTATTGGAGTTAGAGTGGATGAGCGAGATGTGTCGATGCATTCGGGTTTCAAGGAAGAGCTTAAGGAGCTGCTAGGGGGTAAATTCAAAAATGGCGTTGGGGTTACCTTACCTAGAGTTTTCTTGGGGAAGAAGTTACTCGGAGGAGCAGAGGAGATTCGGAAGTTGAATGAAGAAGGGAAGCTTGAGAAGCTTCTACAAGGCTGCGAGAGGGTGGAAGAAAACAAGAACTGTAATGGGCAAGAATGTGAGGCTTGTGGAGATGTAAGGTTTGTGCCTTGTGAGACATGTTCAGGGAGCTGCAAAGTGTACTATGAACTTGAAGATGATGATGATGAAAGTGTAAAGGAAGAAAGAGAGTATGGGTTTCAGAAATGTCTTGATTGTAATGAGAATGGACTCATCAGATGTCCTATTTGTTGTGATTAG